A single window of Halostella salina DNA harbors:
- a CDS encoding IS6 family transposase gives MPENARLGGSIDQIDLEFVEREATPRLLMKLSIQLHLAGLSLSNTVSILEVFGVERARSTVHNWVHKADLQPEDGHSPDHIAVDETVIRLNDEQYWLYAAVDPKTNELLHTTLEPTTNKVIAHSFFTKLREKHDVDDAVFLIDGSLSLKDACSRHGLDFRYEKHGNRNSVERVFREVKRRTSSFSNCFSNADADTADDWLKSFSFAWNQLI, from the coding sequence ATGCCGGAAAACGCCCGCCTCGGCGGTAGTATCGACCAGATCGACTTAGAGTTTGTTGAACGAGAAGCGACACCGCGCCTGCTGATGAAGCTCAGTATTCAGCTGCATCTCGCTGGATTATCGCTCTCGAATACTGTTTCTATTCTTGAGGTATTCGGTGTCGAACGGGCACGGTCAACCGTACATAACTGGGTTCACAAAGCCGATCTACAGCCCGAAGATGGACACAGCCCGGATCACATCGCAGTTGACGAGACCGTGATCCGACTTAATGACGAGCAATACTGGCTGTACGCCGCAGTCGATCCCAAAACCAACGAATTACTCCATACAACGCTTGAGCCAACCACAAACAAAGTGATCGCTCACTCGTTCTTCACGAAGCTACGCGAGAAACACGACGTTGACGACGCCGTGTTTCTCATCGATGGCTCACTCTCGCTGAAAGACGCCTGTTCACGACACGGCCTCGATTTCCGATACGAAAAACATGGAAATCGGAACAGTGTCGAACGTGTCTTTCGAGAAGTAAAACGACGAACATCTTCGTTTTCAAACTGTTTTAGCAATGCCGACGCAGACACAGCTGACGACTGGCTCAAATCGTTCAGCTTCGCATGGAATCAGCTAATCTGA
- a CDS encoding winged helix-turn-helix domain-containing protein — MVRDPFGDDDTPELQAVLDALDDPDCRAIITELDAPMTASELSDAAGVPLSTTYRKLDLLTEASLLSERTEIRSDGQHTTRYEVAFDDVRIALDEERSFDVGITRPDRSPDEQLAAMWSEVRKET; from the coding sequence ATGGTGCGGGACCCTTTCGGTGACGACGACACTCCGGAACTCCAGGCAGTTCTGGACGCGCTGGACGACCCCGACTGCCGCGCCATCATCACGGAACTGGACGCGCCCATGACTGCAAGCGAACTCTCCGACGCGGCCGGCGTACCGCTGTCGACCACCTACCGGAAGCTCGACCTCCTCACCGAGGCGTCGCTGCTCTCCGAACGCACCGAGATACGCTCGGACGGCCAGCACACGACGCGGTACGAGGTCGCGTTCGACGACGTCCGGATCGCTCTGGACGAGGAGCGCTCGTTCGACGTGGGGATCACCCGGCCCGACCGCTCGCCGGACGAACAGCTCGCCGCCATGTGGTCGGAGGTGCGCAAGGAGACATGA
- a CDS encoding halocyanin domain-containing protein, which translates to MTENDTPAGVSRRRLLKATGAAGVAAAAPAAASGRAAAQESGYADWLSDVPNYDGLDDMSDQDAVTVEVGPGGNNVYESPAIRISPGTTVTWEWVQGSHNVAVESTPGEADWSGDESIETAEYSHEHTFETEGVYLYFCTPHQSLGMKGAVVVGDVEVDEEAAGSGGGNGGSGDGGGGGSGDESGSGGSGSGGGSNAMTLLGASLVAAFLSPIAFALFLFTRNRDQPNNGPPLPEQ; encoded by the coding sequence ATGACCGAGAACGACACGCCCGCCGGCGTCAGCCGCCGGCGACTGCTCAAAGCGACCGGTGCCGCCGGGGTCGCGGCGGCCGCGCCAGCCGCGGCGTCCGGTCGCGCCGCCGCACAGGAGAGCGGGTACGCCGACTGGCTCAGCGACGTTCCCAACTACGACGGGCTCGATGACATGAGCGACCAGGACGCCGTGACCGTCGAGGTCGGTCCGGGCGGGAACAACGTGTACGAATCGCCAGCGATCCGCATCTCCCCCGGAACGACCGTCACCTGGGAGTGGGTGCAGGGCTCGCACAACGTCGCGGTCGAATCCACACCCGGCGAGGCCGACTGGAGCGGCGACGAGTCCATCGAGACGGCCGAGTACAGCCACGAGCACACGTTCGAGACGGAGGGCGTCTACCTCTACTTCTGTACCCCCCACCAGAGCCTCGGGATGAAGGGTGCTGTCGTCGTCGGCGACGTGGAAGTCGACGAGGAGGCCGCAGGGAGCGGCGGTGGAAACGGCGGTAGCGGTGACGGCGGTGGCGGCGGCAGCGGCGACGAAAGCGGGAGCGGCGGAAGCGGCAGCGGCGGCGGCTCGAACGCCATGACGCTGCTCGGGGCCAGCCTCGTCGCGGCGTTCCTCTCGCCGATCGCGTTCGCCCTCTTCCTGTTCACGCGGAACCGGGACCAGCCGAACAACGGGCCGCCGCTGCCCGAGCAGTAG
- a CDS encoding DUF7521 family protein translates to MTHPFLIVGLKTATLFLGGMITFYAFRAYRRTRSPALRALAIGFGVVTLGSLLAGAIDQVLMVDRELALIVESGLTAVGFAVILYSLYAE, encoded by the coding sequence ATGACGCACCCGTTCCTCATCGTCGGCCTCAAGACTGCGACGCTGTTCCTCGGCGGCATGATCACCTTCTACGCCTTCCGGGCGTACCGACGCACCCGCTCCCCGGCGCTCCGGGCGCTTGCGATCGGATTCGGGGTGGTCACGTTGGGCTCGCTGTTAGCGGGCGCGATCGACCAGGTACTGATGGTCGACCGCGAGCTGGCGCTTATCGTCGAGTCCGGCCTCACCGCAGTCGGGTTCGCCGTGATCCTCTACTCGCTGTACGCGGAGTAG
- a CDS encoding DEAD/DEAH box helicase — translation MTDPDERDTPPADPDDPETSPADSDEPETQPSEPAASADDSDVPDDAGTVSLDAFHDALEDATRPVVTASEVARTLGCSQAEATEALADLASAGDVERLDVETDPVVWFPSDWAAVAERERVTLFPERREVVVDSPTQFTRAQLSQFAHLTDANGSGGYLYEIRREDVWQAPYEALDDLLGTVRQVLPEPAPGLAEWIEDQWKRAHQFVLRTHEDGYTVLEAASDDLMGNVARQRLDDGQLRAPIEDDVSWVAEGRVAEVKRVLYEAGYPVQDERDLDEGDDLDVDLRVDLRGYQREWVREFTDVKSGVLVGPPGSGKTVAALGVLEAVGGETLILVPNRELATQWRDEILARTTLSEAQVGEYHGGKKEVRPVTIATYQTAGMDRHRQLFDERRWGLIVYDEVHHVPATVYRRSADLQTKHRLGLSATPIREDDREKDIFTLIGPPIGTDWDALFDAGFVQEPEVEIRYVPWDSDERQREHASTSGHDRRQVAATNPAKLREVRHLLATHRDAKALIFVEYLDHGEALAEALSVPFLSGETRHARREKLLSEFRHGQRDTLVVSRVGDEGIDLPDADLVVVASGLGGSRRQGAQRAGRAMRPAGNALVFVLATRGTTEEEHAQRQLQHLSAKGIRVRERDAETLD, via the coding sequence GTGACCGACCCCGACGAACGCGACACGCCGCCCGCCGACCCCGACGACCCGGAGACATCCCCTGCCGACTCTGACGAGCCGGAGACGCAACCTTCCGAGCCTGCTGCGTCGGCCGACGACTCCGACGTGCCCGATGACGCCGGAACGGTGTCGCTGGACGCGTTCCACGACGCGCTGGAGGACGCGACCCGCCCCGTCGTGACGGCCAGCGAGGTGGCGCGGACGCTCGGCTGTTCGCAGGCCGAGGCGACCGAGGCGCTTGCCGACCTCGCGAGCGCCGGGGACGTGGAGCGCCTCGACGTGGAGACCGACCCGGTCGTCTGGTTCCCGTCGGACTGGGCAGCCGTCGCCGAGCGCGAGCGCGTCACGCTCTTCCCCGAGCGCCGGGAGGTGGTCGTCGACAGCCCGACGCAGTTCACCCGGGCGCAGCTGTCGCAGTTCGCCCACCTCACCGACGCGAACGGCTCCGGGGGGTACCTGTACGAGATCCGCCGGGAGGACGTGTGGCAGGCACCGTACGAGGCGCTCGACGACCTGCTCGGGACCGTCCGCCAGGTGCTCCCCGAGCCGGCCCCGGGCCTGGCGGAGTGGATCGAGGACCAGTGGAAGCGCGCCCACCAGTTCGTCCTCCGGACCCACGAGGACGGCTACACCGTGCTGGAAGCCGCCAGCGACGACCTGATGGGCAACGTCGCCCGGCAGCGCCTCGACGACGGCCAGTTGCGCGCCCCCATCGAGGACGACGTGAGCTGGGTGGCTGAAGGGCGCGTCGCCGAGGTCAAGCGCGTCCTCTACGAGGCGGGCTACCCGGTGCAGGACGAGCGCGACCTGGACGAGGGGGACGACCTCGACGTCGACCTGCGCGTCGACCTCCGGGGGTACCAGCGCGAGTGGGTCCGGGAGTTCACCGACGTGAAGTCGGGCGTGCTCGTCGGGCCGCCGGGGAGCGGCAAGACCGTCGCGGCGCTCGGCGTGCTGGAGGCGGTCGGCGGCGAGACGCTGATCCTCGTGCCGAACCGCGAACTGGCGACCCAGTGGCGCGACGAGATACTGGCGCGGACGACGCTCTCCGAGGCGCAGGTCGGCGAGTACCACGGCGGGAAAAAGGAGGTCCGCCCGGTCACGATCGCGACCTACCAGACCGCCGGGATGGACCGCCACCGCCAGCTGTTCGACGAGCGGCGCTGGGGGCTGATCGTGTACGACGAAGTCCACCACGTGCCGGCGACGGTGTACCGGCGTAGTGCGGATCTCCAGACCAAACACCGCCTCGGCCTGTCGGCGACGCCGATCCGCGAGGACGACCGCGAGAAGGACATCTTTACGCTGATCGGGCCGCCGATCGGCACCGACTGGGACGCGCTGTTCGACGCCGGCTTCGTGCAGGAGCCGGAGGTGGAGATCCGGTACGTCCCGTGGGACAGCGACGAGCGCCAGCGGGAGCACGCGAGCACGAGCGGCCACGACCGCCGGCAGGTCGCGGCGACGAACCCGGCGAAGCTCCGGGAGGTCCGCCACCTGCTCGCGACCCACCGCGACGCGAAGGCGCTGATCTTCGTCGAGTATCTGGACCACGGCGAGGCGCTCGCCGAGGCGCTGTCGGTCCCGTTCCTCAGCGGCGAGACGCGCCACGCCCGCCGCGAGAAGCTGCTCTCGGAGTTCCGCCACGGCCAGCGCGACACGCTCGTCGTCTCCCGGGTCGGCGACGAGGGGATCGACCTGCCGGATGCGGATCTGGTGGTCGTCGCTTCCGGTCTCGGCGGCTCCCGTCGGCAGGGCGCACAGCGGGCCGGCCGGGCGATGCGCCCGGCGGGCAACGCGCTGGTCTTCGTGCTCGCCACGCGGGGCACGACCGAGGAAGAGCACGCACAGCGACAGCTCCAGCACCTCTCGGCGAAGGGGATCCGCGTCCGGGAGCGGGACGCGGAGACGCTCGACTAG
- a CDS encoding DUF7521 family protein yields the protein MLPQDLLIVASKTTTLLCGGFVASLAYRAYLRTGSPALRALAYGLAFVTVGGFVAGALHQFAGVTIETGVAVQSTFTAVGFLVLAYSLYARTPDGEADRSVPDGGVGR from the coding sequence ATGCTCCCACAGGACCTACTGATCGTCGCGAGCAAGACGACGACGCTGCTCTGTGGCGGGTTCGTCGCCTCGCTCGCCTACCGGGCGTACCTCCGCACCGGGTCGCCGGCCCTCCGCGCGCTCGCCTACGGCCTGGCGTTCGTCACGGTCGGCGGGTTCGTCGCCGGCGCGCTCCACCAGTTCGCCGGCGTCACCATCGAGACCGGCGTCGCGGTCCAGAGCACGTTCACCGCGGTCGGCTTCCTCGTGCTCGCGTACTCGCTGTACGCGCGGACGCCGGACGGCGAGGCGGACCGCTCCGTCCCGGACGGCGGCGTCGGTCGCTGA
- a CDS encoding SRPBCC family protein yields the protein METVTVSGTVDGPPAVLEDRLYDFDALMQSAGFDEVHVDDDRIRVVNAVGLATLELTVEVVDSDAALAYEQVDGMFDEMMTRYELEPDDTADDERTAVTITTEFALGTALVGDLLDATVITRQRRSELEGQLAYLDGEGGG from the coding sequence ATGGAAACCGTCACGGTCTCCGGGACAGTCGACGGGCCGCCCGCCGTCCTGGAGGACCGACTCTACGACTTCGACGCGCTGATGCAGTCGGCCGGGTTCGACGAGGTCCACGTCGACGACGACCGGATCCGGGTCGTCAACGCGGTCGGGCTCGCAACGCTGGAACTCACCGTCGAAGTGGTCGATTCGGACGCCGCGCTGGCCTACGAACAGGTCGACGGTATGTTCGATGAGATGATGACCCGGTACGAGCTAGAGCCCGACGACACCGCCGACGACGAGCGGACGGCCGTCACCATCACGACCGAGTTCGCGCTCGGCACCGCGCTGGTCGGCGACCTGCTGGACGCCACCGTCATCACCCGCCAGCGACGCTCCGAACTCGAAGGCCAGCTGGCGTACCTCGACGGAGAGGGTGGCGGGTAA
- a CDS encoding HalX domain-containing protein, whose protein sequence is MSQGESRPSVMVVDDDDQVLDLYETWLSDAYDVRTASGGDEALAVVDESVEVLLLDRRMPDLPGDAVLEEVRGRGIDCRVVMLTAVDPDVDIIDMEFDAYVTKPVDREEIISTVETMVARGNYGELLQEYFAVASKRATLETEFTNAELSDNDDYAELVERGEELRTQLDGLLSELTEYGDFEGAFADL, encoded by the coding sequence ATGAGTCAGGGCGAGAGCCGTCCCTCCGTGATGGTCGTCGACGACGACGACCAGGTCCTCGACCTCTACGAGACGTGGCTGTCCGACGCGTACGACGTGCGAACGGCCTCCGGCGGCGACGAGGCGCTCGCGGTCGTCGACGAGTCCGTCGAGGTGTTGCTGCTCGACCGCCGGATGCCGGACCTGCCCGGCGACGCCGTGCTGGAGGAGGTCCGCGGCCGCGGCATCGACTGCCGTGTCGTCATGCTGACCGCCGTCGACCCCGACGTCGACATCATCGACATGGAGTTCGACGCCTACGTGACCAAGCCGGTCGACCGCGAGGAGATCATCAGCACCGTCGAGACGATGGTCGCCCGGGGCAACTACGGCGAACTCCTGCAGGAGTACTTCGCGGTCGCCTCCAAGCGCGCGACGCTCGAGACGGAGTTCACGAATGCGGAACTGTCGGACAACGACGACTACGCCGAACTCGTCGAGCGGGGCGAGGAGCTCCGCACCCAACTCGACGGGCTCCTGTCGGAACTGACCGAGTACGGCGACTTCGAGGGGGCGTTCGCGGACCTCTGA